A window of Etheostoma spectabile isolate EspeVRDwgs_2016 chromosome 18, UIUC_Espe_1.0, whole genome shotgun sequence contains these coding sequences:
- the LOC116706255 gene encoding galectin-3 isoform X3 codes for MDLLSSILSTLSLPHISAPAPDPSISPSSPSPSHSQHSEALCGSCPSSGSAPQANSIWPSLPQPGAGFPAWPGQPGQSTQPAPCWTGQPNTPCWPGITPAPGSAPQAMTPAPAPSTNVVQAPAQVPAPAAGQPCQPCWPGPQYQPYQYQPPQYQPPQYQPPQQPAPVQVPAQIPAPTPVPVPAPAPATSIRPNVPGWPAHPGWPYNPGQSGWPGQSPSVLPPHWLPPTSGPLSVPYNLNLARGIYDKMMMTILGNVKPNAKMFTVNFLRGNDIAFHINPRFSEGGKQALVRNHKVAERWGPEERDLKGPFPFAQGSPFEANVWKRWKGLESRLCKRVLDKGTGALQEDSWR; via the exons ATGGAT TTGTTGTCCTCCATCCTGTCcaccctctctcttcctcatatCTCCGCCCCGGCCCCTGACCCttctatctctccatcttccCCCTCTCCTTCTCACTCTCAGCATTCTGAAGCTCTGTGTGGCAGCTGCCCGTCCTCTGGTTCTGCCCCACAGGCTAACAGCATTTGGCCTAGCCTGCCCCAGCCTGGAGCTGGTTTCCCTGCATGGCCAGGACAACCGGGACAGTCCACCCAGCCTGCACCGTGCTGGACTGGCCAGCCAAACACACCCTGCTGGCCTGGGATAACACCAGCTCCGGGATCTGCCCCCCAAGCCATGACACCAGCCCCTGCACCTAGCACAAACGTAGTCCAAGCTCCAGCTCAAGTTCCAGCTCCGGCTGCGGGGCAGCCCTGCCAGCCCTGCTGGCCAGGCCCCCAGTATCAACCCTACCAGTATCAGCCTCCTCAGTACCAGCCTCCGCAGTATCAGCCTCCCCAGCAACCAGCTCCAGTTCAAGTCCCTGCTCAAATTCCAGCTCCAACTCCAGTACCAGTCCCAGCACCGGCTCCTGCTACCAGCATCCGCCCAAATGTACCAGGATGGCCTGCCCACCCTGGCTGGCCCTATAACCCAGGACAATCCGGATGGCCGGGACAGAGTCCATCTGTCCTGCCTCCACACTGGCTTCCACCCACATCTGGACCTCTT AGTGTGCCATACAACTTGAACCTGGCCCGAGGGATCTATGACAAGATGATGATGACCATCTTGGGTAATGTCAAACCCAATGCAAAAAT GTTCACCGTGAACTTTCTGAGAGGCAACGACATCGCCTTTCACATCAACCCCCGCTTCAGTGAGGGGGGCAAACAGGCGCTGGTCCGTAACCACAAAGTGGCTGAGCGCTGGGGACCAGAGGAGAGGGACCTGAAGGGACCCTTCCCCTTCGCTCAAGGGAGCCCGTTTGAG GCTAACGTTTGGAAAAGATGGAAAGGGTTGGAAAGTCGTTTGTGCAAGCGGGTCCTAGATAAGGGAACTGGTGCACTGCAGGAAGACTCCTGGAG ATGA
- the LOC116706255 gene encoding galectin-3 isoform X6: MDVSTSSNSQNSTLANSIWPSLPQPGAGFPAWPGQPGQSTQPAPCWTGQPNTPCWPGITPAPGSAPQAMTPAPAPSTNVVQAPAQVPAPAAGQPCQPCWPGPQYQPYQYQPPQYQPPQYQPPQQPAPVQVPAQIPAPTPVPVPAPAPATSIRPNVPGWPAHPGWPYNPGQSGWPGQSPSVLPPHWLPPTSGPLSVPYNLNLARGIYDKMMMTILGNVKPNAKMFTVNFLRGNDIAFHINPRFSEGGKQALVRNHKVAERWGPEERDLKGPFPFAQGSPFEMKILCTPETFRVAVNNMPLFEFRHRIRELNQIDRVNILHDVVLTYVNVETLP, from the exons ATGGATGTAAGTACCTCCTCAAATTCTCAGAACTCGACTCTG GCTAACAGCATTTGGCCTAGCCTGCCCCAGCCTGGAGCTGGTTTCCCTGCATGGCCAGGACAACCGGGACAGTCCACCCAGCCTGCACCGTGCTGGACTGGCCAGCCAAACACACCCTGCTGGCCTGGGATAACACCAGCTCCGGGATCTGCCCCCCAAGCCATGACACCAGCCCCTGCACCTAGCACAAACGTAGTCCAAGCTCCAGCTCAAGTTCCAGCTCCGGCTGCGGGGCAGCCCTGCCAGCCCTGCTGGCCAGGCCCCCAGTATCAACCCTACCAGTATCAGCCTCCTCAGTACCAGCCTCCGCAGTATCAGCCTCCCCAGCAACCAGCTCCAGTTCAAGTCCCTGCTCAAATTCCAGCTCCAACTCCAGTACCAGTCCCAGCACCGGCTCCTGCTACCAGCATCCGCCCAAATGTACCAGGATGGCCTGCCCACCCTGGCTGGCCCTATAACCCAGGACAATCCGGATGGCCGGGACAGAGTCCATCTGTCCTGCCTCCACACTGGCTTCCACCCACATCTGGACCTCTT AGTGTGCCATACAACTTGAACCTGGCCCGAGGGATCTATGACAAGATGATGATGACCATCTTGGGTAATGTCAAACCCAATGCAAAAAT GTTCACCGTGAACTTTCTGAGAGGCAACGACATCGCCTTTCACATCAACCCCCGCTTCAGTGAGGGGGGCAAACAGGCGCTGGTCCGTAACCACAAAGTGGCTGAGCGCTGGGGACCAGAGGAGAGGGACCTGAAGGGACCCTTCCCCTTCGCTCAAGGGAGCCCGTTTGAG ATGAAGATCCTGTGTACTCCGGAGACGTTCAGGGTGGCCGTGAACAACATGCCACTGTTTGAGTTCCGACACCGAATCAGAGAGCTCAACCAGATCGACAGAGTCAACATCCTGCATGACGTGGTCCTCACCTACGTCAACGTGGAGACACTTCCATAG
- the LOC116706255 gene encoding galectin-3 isoform X2, producing MDLLSSILSTLSLPHISAPAPDPSISPSSPSPSHSQHSEALCGSCPSSGSAPQANSIWPSLPQPGAGFPAWPGQPGQSTQPAPCWTGQPNTPCWPGITPAPGSAPQAMTPAPAPSTNVVQAPAQVPAPAAGQPCQPCWPGPQYQPYQYQPPQYQPPQYQPPQQPAPVQVPAQIPAPTPVPVPAPAPATSIRPNVPGWPAHPGWPYNPGQSGWPGQSPSVLPPHWLPPTSGPLSVPYNLNLARGIYDKMMMTILGNVKPNAKMFTVNFLRGNDIAFHINPRFSEGGKQALVRNHKVAERWGPEERDLKGPFPFAQGSPFEMKILCTPETFRVAVNNMPLFEFRHRIRELNQIDRVNILHDVVLTYVNVETLP from the exons ATGGAT TTGTTGTCCTCCATCCTGTCcaccctctctcttcctcatatCTCCGCCCCGGCCCCTGACCCttctatctctccatcttccCCCTCTCCTTCTCACTCTCAGCATTCTGAAGCTCTGTGTGGCAGCTGCCCGTCCTCTGGTTCTGCCCCACAGGCTAACAGCATTTGGCCTAGCCTGCCCCAGCCTGGAGCTGGTTTCCCTGCATGGCCAGGACAACCGGGACAGTCCACCCAGCCTGCACCGTGCTGGACTGGCCAGCCAAACACACCCTGCTGGCCTGGGATAACACCAGCTCCGGGATCTGCCCCCCAAGCCATGACACCAGCCCCTGCACCTAGCACAAACGTAGTCCAAGCTCCAGCTCAAGTTCCAGCTCCGGCTGCGGGGCAGCCCTGCCAGCCCTGCTGGCCAGGCCCCCAGTATCAACCCTACCAGTATCAGCCTCCTCAGTACCAGCCTCCGCAGTATCAGCCTCCCCAGCAACCAGCTCCAGTTCAAGTCCCTGCTCAAATTCCAGCTCCAACTCCAGTACCAGTCCCAGCACCGGCTCCTGCTACCAGCATCCGCCCAAATGTACCAGGATGGCCTGCCCACCCTGGCTGGCCCTATAACCCAGGACAATCCGGATGGCCGGGACAGAGTCCATCTGTCCTGCCTCCACACTGGCTTCCACCCACATCTGGACCTCTT AGTGTGCCATACAACTTGAACCTGGCCCGAGGGATCTATGACAAGATGATGATGACCATCTTGGGTAATGTCAAACCCAATGCAAAAAT GTTCACCGTGAACTTTCTGAGAGGCAACGACATCGCCTTTCACATCAACCCCCGCTTCAGTGAGGGGGGCAAACAGGCGCTGGTCCGTAACCACAAAGTGGCTGAGCGCTGGGGACCAGAGGAGAGGGACCTGAAGGGACCCTTCCCCTTCGCTCAAGGGAGCCCGTTTGAG ATGAAGATCCTGTGTACTCCGGAGACGTTCAGGGTGGCCGTGAACAACATGCCACTGTTTGAGTTCCGACACCGAATCAGAGAGCTCAACCAGATCGACAGAGTCAACATCCTGCATGACGTGGTCCTCACCTACGTCAACGTGGAGACACTTCCATAG
- the LOC116706255 gene encoding galectin-3 isoform X4, with amino-acid sequence MDVSTSSNSQNSTLHSEALCGSCPSSGSAPQANSIWPSLPQPGAGFPAWPGQPGQSTQPAPCWTGQPNTPCWPGITPAPGSAPQAMTPAPAPSTNVVQAPAQVPAPAAGQPCQPCWPGPQYQPYQYQPPQYQPPQYQPPQQPAPVQVPAQIPAPTPVPVPAPAPATSIRPNVPGWPAHPGWPYNPGQSGWPGQSPSVLPPHWLPPTSGPLSVPYNLNLARGIYDKMMMTILGNVKPNAKMFTVNFLRGNDIAFHINPRFSEGGKQALVRNHKVAERWGPEERDLKGPFPFAQGSPFEMKILCTPETFRVAVNNMPLFEFRHRIRELNQIDRVNILHDVVLTYVNVETLP; translated from the exons ATGGATGTAAGTACCTCCTCAAATTCTCAGAACTCGACTCTG CATTCTGAAGCTCTGTGTGGCAGCTGCCCGTCCTCTGGTTCTGCCCCACAGGCTAACAGCATTTGGCCTAGCCTGCCCCAGCCTGGAGCTGGTTTCCCTGCATGGCCAGGACAACCGGGACAGTCCACCCAGCCTGCACCGTGCTGGACTGGCCAGCCAAACACACCCTGCTGGCCTGGGATAACACCAGCTCCGGGATCTGCCCCCCAAGCCATGACACCAGCCCCTGCACCTAGCACAAACGTAGTCCAAGCTCCAGCTCAAGTTCCAGCTCCGGCTGCGGGGCAGCCCTGCCAGCCCTGCTGGCCAGGCCCCCAGTATCAACCCTACCAGTATCAGCCTCCTCAGTACCAGCCTCCGCAGTATCAGCCTCCCCAGCAACCAGCTCCAGTTCAAGTCCCTGCTCAAATTCCAGCTCCAACTCCAGTACCAGTCCCAGCACCGGCTCCTGCTACCAGCATCCGCCCAAATGTACCAGGATGGCCTGCCCACCCTGGCTGGCCCTATAACCCAGGACAATCCGGATGGCCGGGACAGAGTCCATCTGTCCTGCCTCCACACTGGCTTCCACCCACATCTGGACCTCTT AGTGTGCCATACAACTTGAACCTGGCCCGAGGGATCTATGACAAGATGATGATGACCATCTTGGGTAATGTCAAACCCAATGCAAAAAT GTTCACCGTGAACTTTCTGAGAGGCAACGACATCGCCTTTCACATCAACCCCCGCTTCAGTGAGGGGGGCAAACAGGCGCTGGTCCGTAACCACAAAGTGGCTGAGCGCTGGGGACCAGAGGAGAGGGACCTGAAGGGACCCTTCCCCTTCGCTCAAGGGAGCCCGTTTGAG ATGAAGATCCTGTGTACTCCGGAGACGTTCAGGGTGGCCGTGAACAACATGCCACTGTTTGAGTTCCGACACCGAATCAGAGAGCTCAACCAGATCGACAGAGTCAACATCCTGCATGACGTGGTCCTCACCTACGTCAACGTGGAGACACTTCCATAG
- the LOC116706255 gene encoding galectin-3 isoform X1 — MIEFLLLSNVHVCNCKLLSSILSTLSLPHISAPAPDPSISPSSPSPSHSQHSEALCGSCPSSGSAPQANSIWPSLPQPGAGFPAWPGQPGQSTQPAPCWTGQPNTPCWPGITPAPGSAPQAMTPAPAPSTNVVQAPAQVPAPAAGQPCQPCWPGPQYQPYQYQPPQYQPPQYQPPQQPAPVQVPAQIPAPTPVPVPAPAPATSIRPNVPGWPAHPGWPYNPGQSGWPGQSPSVLPPHWLPPTSGPLSVPYNLNLARGIYDKMMMTILGNVKPNAKMFTVNFLRGNDIAFHINPRFSEGGKQALVRNHKVAERWGPEERDLKGPFPFAQGSPFEMKILCTPETFRVAVNNMPLFEFRHRIRELNQIDRVNILHDVVLTYVNVETLP; from the exons ATGATTGAATTTTTGCTTTTGTCAAACGTCCATGTTTGCAACTGCAAGTTGTTGTCCTCCATCCTGTCcaccctctctcttcctcatatCTCCGCCCCGGCCCCTGACCCttctatctctccatcttccCCCTCTCCTTCTCACTCTCAGCATTCTGAAGCTCTGTGTGGCAGCTGCCCGTCCTCTGGTTCTGCCCCACAGGCTAACAGCATTTGGCCTAGCCTGCCCCAGCCTGGAGCTGGTTTCCCTGCATGGCCAGGACAACCGGGACAGTCCACCCAGCCTGCACCGTGCTGGACTGGCCAGCCAAACACACCCTGCTGGCCTGGGATAACACCAGCTCCGGGATCTGCCCCCCAAGCCATGACACCAGCCCCTGCACCTAGCACAAACGTAGTCCAAGCTCCAGCTCAAGTTCCAGCTCCGGCTGCGGGGCAGCCCTGCCAGCCCTGCTGGCCAGGCCCCCAGTATCAACCCTACCAGTATCAGCCTCCTCAGTACCAGCCTCCGCAGTATCAGCCTCCCCAGCAACCAGCTCCAGTTCAAGTCCCTGCTCAAATTCCAGCTCCAACTCCAGTACCAGTCCCAGCACCGGCTCCTGCTACCAGCATCCGCCCAAATGTACCAGGATGGCCTGCCCACCCTGGCTGGCCCTATAACCCAGGACAATCCGGATGGCCGGGACAGAGTCCATCTGTCCTGCCTCCACACTGGCTTCCACCCACATCTGGACCTCTT AGTGTGCCATACAACTTGAACCTGGCCCGAGGGATCTATGACAAGATGATGATGACCATCTTGGGTAATGTCAAACCCAATGCAAAAAT GTTCACCGTGAACTTTCTGAGAGGCAACGACATCGCCTTTCACATCAACCCCCGCTTCAGTGAGGGGGGCAAACAGGCGCTGGTCCGTAACCACAAAGTGGCTGAGCGCTGGGGACCAGAGGAGAGGGACCTGAAGGGACCCTTCCCCTTCGCTCAAGGGAGCCCGTTTGAG ATGAAGATCCTGTGTACTCCGGAGACGTTCAGGGTGGCCGTGAACAACATGCCACTGTTTGAGTTCCGACACCGAATCAGAGAGCTCAACCAGATCGACAGAGTCAACATCCTGCATGACGTGGTCCTCACCTACGTCAACGTGGAGACACTTCCATAG
- the LOC116706255 gene encoding galectin-3 isoform X5, whose amino-acid sequence MDHSEALCGSCPSSGSAPQANSIWPSLPQPGAGFPAWPGQPGQSTQPAPCWTGQPNTPCWPGITPAPGSAPQAMTPAPAPSTNVVQAPAQVPAPAAGQPCQPCWPGPQYQPYQYQPPQYQPPQYQPPQQPAPVQVPAQIPAPTPVPVPAPAPATSIRPNVPGWPAHPGWPYNPGQSGWPGQSPSVLPPHWLPPTSGPLSVPYNLNLARGIYDKMMMTILGNVKPNAKMFTVNFLRGNDIAFHINPRFSEGGKQALVRNHKVAERWGPEERDLKGPFPFAQGSPFEMKILCTPETFRVAVNNMPLFEFRHRIRELNQIDRVNILHDVVLTYVNVETLP is encoded by the exons ATGGAT CATTCTGAAGCTCTGTGTGGCAGCTGCCCGTCCTCTGGTTCTGCCCCACAGGCTAACAGCATTTGGCCTAGCCTGCCCCAGCCTGGAGCTGGTTTCCCTGCATGGCCAGGACAACCGGGACAGTCCACCCAGCCTGCACCGTGCTGGACTGGCCAGCCAAACACACCCTGCTGGCCTGGGATAACACCAGCTCCGGGATCTGCCCCCCAAGCCATGACACCAGCCCCTGCACCTAGCACAAACGTAGTCCAAGCTCCAGCTCAAGTTCCAGCTCCGGCTGCGGGGCAGCCCTGCCAGCCCTGCTGGCCAGGCCCCCAGTATCAACCCTACCAGTATCAGCCTCCTCAGTACCAGCCTCCGCAGTATCAGCCTCCCCAGCAACCAGCTCCAGTTCAAGTCCCTGCTCAAATTCCAGCTCCAACTCCAGTACCAGTCCCAGCACCGGCTCCTGCTACCAGCATCCGCCCAAATGTACCAGGATGGCCTGCCCACCCTGGCTGGCCCTATAACCCAGGACAATCCGGATGGCCGGGACAGAGTCCATCTGTCCTGCCTCCACACTGGCTTCCACCCACATCTGGACCTCTT AGTGTGCCATACAACTTGAACCTGGCCCGAGGGATCTATGACAAGATGATGATGACCATCTTGGGTAATGTCAAACCCAATGCAAAAAT GTTCACCGTGAACTTTCTGAGAGGCAACGACATCGCCTTTCACATCAACCCCCGCTTCAGTGAGGGGGGCAAACAGGCGCTGGTCCGTAACCACAAAGTGGCTGAGCGCTGGGGACCAGAGGAGAGGGACCTGAAGGGACCCTTCCCCTTCGCTCAAGGGAGCCCGTTTGAG ATGAAGATCCTGTGTACTCCGGAGACGTTCAGGGTGGCCGTGAACAACATGCCACTGTTTGAGTTCCGACACCGAATCAGAGAGCTCAACCAGATCGACAGAGTCAACATCCTGCATGACGTGGTCCTCACCTACGTCAACGTGGAGACACTTCCATAG
- the LOC116706255 gene encoding galectin-3 isoform X7, translated as MDANSIWPSLPQPGAGFPAWPGQPGQSTQPAPCWTGQPNTPCWPGITPAPGSAPQAMTPAPAPSTNVVQAPAQVPAPAAGQPCQPCWPGPQYQPYQYQPPQYQPPQYQPPQQPAPVQVPAQIPAPTPVPVPAPAPATSIRPNVPGWPAHPGWPYNPGQSGWPGQSPSVLPPHWLPPTSGPLSVPYNLNLARGIYDKMMMTILGNVKPNAKMFTVNFLRGNDIAFHINPRFSEGGKQALVRNHKVAERWGPEERDLKGPFPFAQGSPFEMKILCTPETFRVAVNNMPLFEFRHRIRELNQIDRVNILHDVVLTYVNVETLP; from the exons ATGGAT GCTAACAGCATTTGGCCTAGCCTGCCCCAGCCTGGAGCTGGTTTCCCTGCATGGCCAGGACAACCGGGACAGTCCACCCAGCCTGCACCGTGCTGGACTGGCCAGCCAAACACACCCTGCTGGCCTGGGATAACACCAGCTCCGGGATCTGCCCCCCAAGCCATGACACCAGCCCCTGCACCTAGCACAAACGTAGTCCAAGCTCCAGCTCAAGTTCCAGCTCCGGCTGCGGGGCAGCCCTGCCAGCCCTGCTGGCCAGGCCCCCAGTATCAACCCTACCAGTATCAGCCTCCTCAGTACCAGCCTCCGCAGTATCAGCCTCCCCAGCAACCAGCTCCAGTTCAAGTCCCTGCTCAAATTCCAGCTCCAACTCCAGTACCAGTCCCAGCACCGGCTCCTGCTACCAGCATCCGCCCAAATGTACCAGGATGGCCTGCCCACCCTGGCTGGCCCTATAACCCAGGACAATCCGGATGGCCGGGACAGAGTCCATCTGTCCTGCCTCCACACTGGCTTCCACCCACATCTGGACCTCTT AGTGTGCCATACAACTTGAACCTGGCCCGAGGGATCTATGACAAGATGATGATGACCATCTTGGGTAATGTCAAACCCAATGCAAAAAT GTTCACCGTGAACTTTCTGAGAGGCAACGACATCGCCTTTCACATCAACCCCCGCTTCAGTGAGGGGGGCAAACAGGCGCTGGTCCGTAACCACAAAGTGGCTGAGCGCTGGGGACCAGAGGAGAGGGACCTGAAGGGACCCTTCCCCTTCGCTCAAGGGAGCCCGTTTGAG ATGAAGATCCTGTGTACTCCGGAGACGTTCAGGGTGGCCGTGAACAACATGCCACTGTTTGAGTTCCGACACCGAATCAGAGAGCTCAACCAGATCGACAGAGTCAACATCCTGCATGACGTGGTCCTCACCTACGTCAACGTGGAGACACTTCCATAG